The genomic interval TACCTATTCATAGAGTTTTCAGCTGTCATTAGACTACTACTGTATGAGGGCTAGGGTACTGTACTTCAGAGATTATTAGAAATTACCTGAACAACAGTGAAGTAGCTAGAACAATCATCACATTTGTTATTTGGCTTTACTACTTTTACTTTAGATAGATATtttggaaagtaaataaaaatttaatacTGTGGTTCTTTGATATTTGTCTATAAGTATAGCAAAGTAGAGAGCATGTTTAATATGTCTAAACAGATCCAAGAGCAGTATGTTTGATGCATAAATTAACATTACTATACAGAGGTATTTTTCATAATAGTTAGGCCAGAAAACCCGAACTGGAATGTAAATAGCAACCTGCAttcctcttttttcctatttcattacCAGAAGTGGATTTGCCAGTTAAAAGCTAATTGGCCTCTCTGCTCTCCCTGGTTTGTACTACTAGAGTGATGTACATTCCAGGACTAACAAGGAAATAACTTTATTCAGCCTCTGATTCCATCTACTCCCAATCCCTAATTTGGTATATAAATAATGCAAATCACACTGTGCAAATGACTACAATGCTGAGAGGTATAGCCCAGATTATAGTCTGCTCTGTATGGTCATTGCTAGAATGTGAtgacatctgaaaaaaaagaagcccaGTCTAAGTTACTCCACCTGAGTCTCGAAATATAATGGAAAAATCATCCTTTTATCATATGAACTGTGCAGATTTGAACTGTAGTTACACCAAGGATAGGGTTCAGATGACCTATTTTTGTCTGAAGCGTGCGTGTCTACATATAAACTGTCTGATCTCCATTACAGTCAATAAGGATACAATCAGTAAGGTCTTTTCCTCTGACCAATATGTCTGTTTCAAGATATTATGCATCGTTTCCTAGAACTCCATGCAATACAGTGGGAGTTTAGAAATTAGATCATATGCAAACACCTACACTGCAGACACCCCAAATTAATCAAGGTATATCTTGTTCCAGCTATCAATAGTGAGGAGTTTAAACTAGTAATCAAAGCTCCTTCTAAAGTTAATGAACCAGAATCTCCACAGAGCAATTCATCCCATCCTTGGACACTTGTCTACCATAGGCAGGAAGAATTCTATCTGTGCAGACTGTAGAAGGAGCCTTGGAAGTTAGCTTAGACTAGACACCTAGGGTGGACTTTGTTCAAGATTAGATGTTTGCATGCTAGCCAAATATCTCAGCTACCACTACAGTCAGTGAGCCTTCTTTCATTTGACCACACACAAGTGTCTATTGCTATCTGAGATGATCCAGGGTATCCTAACTggcctcctctttcttctccagaaaaGCACAGGTCATATGCCGTAACTGCCAGCCTGTTGCAAATGTCAGGTATGCTAAAGTACATAAAATGCCATTTGATATATATGTTCAGGTAAATAAATGGAGCCCAGTGAAGATGTAATCAATACAGGCAATGGAGCCTAGACGGGTATTCAGCTCACTGGGAGTTAGAAACCCAATGGCTGTTGAGCTGAATCTTCTGCTAGGTTCCTCTGAATATATTGACAGGTTATCACAAGTAATCACCTACACAGAGACAACTAAATATAAGTGTCTTCACTATAAACTGAATTCACCTCTGAATGGCAGAATTAGATGAGGTAAATCTCACCCTAACAGCTACAGACACAGAAGTTCACAGTGTTACTAGAACTGCACTGCAGACCAGAATACCCTTTTCCGTATTCAGGAAATACTTAACTAGTCACAGCCCCTTCTTAAAAGGTCTTCCACTGAAGCCAGGTTCACTTCAGCTGTTAAGGGTTCTGAGCTGGATCTTTGAGAGTACTATTGAAAagtgtcatttttaattttgctatgTCATTTGTGTCATTCCTATTTGGGACTCATTCCTTCATATGCATTCTGGAGTCTATAACTCAGAAGAATTtgctcaaaaaaaagaaaaagaaaagggatttaTAACATTACgtttttcagattttttgtaTAGTTATGTGCCTCCTGCATTTTAGTGCAGAAGTAACTCTGCCTGATATTGTAAGAATGCTGATCATATGccctttctaaaggaaaaatattgctcAAAGTAAATGTATAAGAAATGAAGCCTTTGTATTATATCTTCTACCATAAAATTGACCATAGAAGATGAACAAGAGTAAGTACACTGAGATGGGGAATGCTATGTTAATATTTGTTGTTGCACCAACATTCTTCTCTCCGATTCAcaaatttttttccaagatacTACTACTTCCACCAGTACATGCACAGAAATGCTATGTTTGACTCATGTATGGAAAGCAGAGTAATATCTGCTTCACTCTCTTTGTTCAGATATAAGAGGggtaaaaaaatcactttccaggGCTTGACCGGCTGGTGTGCCCTTAGGTGAGTGCAGTCACTGCATTTTCTAAGGACTAAATCCTGACTTTGGATGAAGCATGCAAAACTGCCACTGAAGTCAAAAAGTGCCTCATTCACATGTCTGAGGGCAGAATTGAGCTCTTAGAACTAAAACAGCTTGCACTCACCTGCTGCTTTaattctgaaatatgttttcactTGATATCTTGTATATTTAGTGAATTAACGAGAGCAATGTACTTTATCAAGAAGACAGTATTCCAGTCACAAAGTGCCATTCAAATGGAAAACTCCAAAAAGTAAACAAGAATGCCCAGGatattacaaatatattattGGAGTTCTCCTTTACACTCTCTTGCATTCACTGTTACACATTTACAAGGTATCAGTTTTCATTTGGTCATTGTTGTTTAAAGCAGGAGAAGGCTTGCTCTTCTGACCTTCAGTTCCTCCTTTGGATGTGTCCTGGAAGAAAAGCCTTGGCATCCACAGTGACATTAAAATTCGTTTGTATTCTTTCCGAAAATTCTGATTGAGAAGTCCATATATTATTGCATTAAGGCAGCTGTTGAAATAGGCCATGAAGTAGCTTACAATGAATAACCATTCAGGAACTTTTGGTGCCATTTCCAAAGGATCAATGGCTACAGCCAGTCCAATAAAGTTTAAAGGTGCCcaacaaaaggcaaaaatcacAAAAACCACAAACATGGTAAGAAAGTTTCTGAAGTCACTTGGCTTCAGTCTTGGCTTTGTTTCTGACTTGACTCGTCTTCTAACTTGAATCACTAAGATCCAAATTCGAAGGTAGCAGAAGCTCACGATGGTGATAGGGACAATGAAGTGAATTACCACAACAGCTATGGTATAGTAGGAGCTAGCAGTCTGAACAAACGTGCATGAATAAATGCGTGGATCATACTTCAAAGACCCCACAAAAAAATTTGGCACAGTTGCGATAACTGTTAACACCCAGATTAAGGAGACATATAGCATTGTGTTCCAACAGCTATACACTTTTTCATAGGCAAAGCTATGACATATATAGCAATATCGGTTTATTGCAATCGCAGTGATGTTGAAAATAGAGCCTATTACACTTAGACCCATTACAAAGCCACTC from Struthio camelus isolate bStrCam1 chromosome 1, bStrCam1.hap1, whole genome shotgun sequence carries:
- the MTNR1B gene encoding melatonin receptor type 1B, with amino-acid sequence MRGVRRGEAAGAERSGAERAGAGVAAMLENGSLRNCCDLGGRGSFGFAERAEEEAAAAGPRPAWVVTALSSVLIFTTVVDILGNLLVIVSVFKNRKLRNSGNAFVVSLALADLVVALYPYPLVLLAIFHNGWTLGEMHCKVSGFVMGLSVIGSIFNITAIAINRYCYICHSFAYEKVYSCWNTMLYVSLIWVLTVIATVPNFFVGSLKYDPRIYSCTFVQTASSYYTIAVVVIHFIVPITIVSFCYLRIWILVIQVRRRVKSETKPRLKPSDFRNFLTMFVVFVIFAFCWAPLNFIGLAVAIDPLEMAPKVPEWLFIVSYFMAYFNSCLNAIIYGLLNQNFRKEYKRILMSLWMPRLFFQDTSKGGTEGQKSKPSPALNNNDQMKTDTL